In one Halosimplex halophilum genomic region, the following are encoded:
- a CDS encoding carbonic anhydrase, which yields MNGTVVDLLAGNARHAERFADRFDEVQDAQHPAAVTVCCSDSRVLQDEMWGNEQPGHLFTVGNIGNRVVQLGEAGAEVSDDVLYPITHAGTGTAVVVGHTGCGAVTGAYQALADDQTEPEGIEHSLRLLAPHLEAGVAALPDGIDAAEAVNRLVEYNVDQQVESLVDSERVPDSVDVVGAVYDFQDVYDGQRGEIHVVNVDSERRVDALREAHPEVADRIDRIWEY from the coding sequence ATGAACGGGACGGTCGTCGACCTGCTTGCGGGGAACGCGCGCCACGCCGAGCGGTTCGCCGACCGCTTCGACGAGGTTCAGGACGCCCAACACCCCGCCGCGGTCACCGTCTGCTGTTCGGACTCGCGCGTGCTCCAGGACGAGATGTGGGGCAACGAACAGCCGGGCCACCTGTTCACCGTCGGCAACATCGGCAACCGCGTCGTCCAGCTGGGCGAGGCCGGCGCGGAGGTCTCCGACGACGTGCTCTACCCGATCACCCACGCGGGCACCGGGACCGCCGTCGTCGTCGGCCACACCGGCTGCGGCGCCGTGACCGGGGCGTACCAGGCGCTGGCCGACGACCAGACCGAACCGGAGGGGATCGAGCACTCCCTCCGACTGCTGGCGCCGCACCTCGAAGCCGGCGTCGCGGCGCTGCCCGACGGGATCGACGCGGCCGAGGCGGTCAACCGACTCGTCGAGTACAACGTCGACCAGCAGGTCGAATCCCTCGTCGACAGCGAACGCGTGCCCGACTCCGTCGACGTGGTGGGCGCGGTCTACGACTTCCAGGACGTGTACGACGGCCAGCGCGGCGAGATCCACGTCGTCAACGTCGACAGCGAGCGGCGCGTCGACGCGCTCCGGGAGGCCCACCCCGAGGTGGCGGACCGGATCGACCGGATCTGGGAGTACTGA
- a CDS encoding NAD(P)H-hydrate dehydratase: MEQLLAELGGGDDAEKGDSGRVGVVGGSIEFAGPPALSGLAALRTGTDVAKVLTSEVALEVVAGFSPNVLTNRFVGDVLRPDSVGKVLSVAEWSDALVVGPGLETPTRKAVREIVERVEVPTVVDATAIEHALDCDLSGTVVTPDSAEVEAIEAEHGSLGSFAATSGAVVVSKGAEDEIYAGDERFAVEEGTPAMTVAGTGDTLAGVVGSLLGGGLDPVDAARLGPWIVGRAGELAAEEYGSGLVATDVIERIPAAVDEGAA, translated from the coding sequence ATGGAGCAACTGCTCGCGGAGCTGGGCGGCGGCGACGACGCGGAGAAAGGCGACAGCGGTCGCGTCGGGGTCGTCGGCGGGAGCATCGAGTTCGCCGGCCCGCCGGCGCTGTCCGGGCTCGCGGCGCTGCGGACGGGGACGGACGTGGCGAAGGTCCTCACCTCCGAGGTCGCACTCGAGGTGGTCGCGGGGTTCTCGCCGAACGTCCTCACCAACCGGTTCGTCGGCGACGTGTTGCGGCCCGACTCGGTCGGGAAGGTGCTGTCGGTCGCCGAGTGGAGCGACGCGCTCGTCGTCGGCCCAGGGCTGGAGACGCCCACGCGGAAGGCCGTCCGGGAGATCGTCGAGCGGGTCGAAGTGCCGACGGTCGTCGACGCGACGGCCATCGAACACGCGCTGGACTGCGACCTGAGCGGGACCGTCGTCACGCCCGACAGCGCGGAGGTCGAGGCGATCGAGGCCGAGCACGGCTCGCTCGGATCGTTCGCCGCGACGAGCGGCGCGGTCGTCGTCTCGAAGGGCGCCGAGGACGAGATCTACGCCGGCGACGAGCGGTTCGCGGTCGAGGAGGGGACGCCCGCGATGACCGTCGCGGGCACGGGCGACACGCTCGCGGGGGTCGTCGGGTCGCTCCTCGGCGGCGGCCTCGACCCGGTCGACGCCGCGCGGCTCGGCCCGTGGATCGTCGGCCGCGCCGGCGAGCTCGCCGCCGAGGAGTACGGCTCCGGCCTCGTCGCGACCGACGTGATCGAGCGGATCCCCGCGGCCGTCGACGAGGGTGCGGCGTGA
- a CDS encoding aminoglycoside N(3)-acetyltransferase, which yields MGERDAVDRVDEPVTVSTLAEDLRELGVRPGGTLLVHSSLSALGWVAGDAQAVVDALRKVVTDSGTLVMPAHTGQYTDPESWSNPPVPDEWMETIREERPPFRPEATPTRGMGAVAECFRGYPDTVRSRHPTVSFAAWGADAEAVVADHSYDEGLGDGSPLAEVYDRDGTVLLLGTDHDTNTSIHLAEYRAAFPKERTTNEAPVIEDGDAVRVEYEDIETDTSDFAELGADFEDEVPEAVERGTVGAAEARLVDQPALVDFAVEWFEANRA from the coding sequence ATGGGTGAACGCGACGCCGTCGACCGGGTCGACGAGCCGGTGACGGTATCGACGCTCGCGGAGGACCTCCGGGAACTCGGCGTCCGGCCGGGCGGGACGCTGCTCGTCCACTCGTCGCTCTCGGCGCTCGGCTGGGTGGCCGGCGACGCGCAGGCCGTCGTCGACGCCCTCCGGAAAGTGGTCACCGACTCGGGGACGCTCGTGATGCCGGCCCACACCGGCCAGTACACCGACCCGGAGAGCTGGTCGAACCCGCCGGTGCCCGACGAGTGGATGGAGACGATCCGCGAGGAGCGACCGCCCTTCCGCCCCGAGGCGACGCCGACGCGCGGCATGGGCGCGGTCGCCGAGTGCTTCCGCGGCTACCCCGACACCGTCAGGAGCCGCCACCCGACCGTCTCGTTCGCCGCGTGGGGCGCCGACGCCGAGGCCGTCGTCGCCGACCACTCCTACGACGAGGGGCTGGGCGACGGGTCGCCGCTGGCCGAGGTCTACGACCGCGACGGGACGGTGCTGCTGCTCGGGACTGACCACGACACGAACACCTCGATCCACCTCGCGGAGTACCGCGCCGCGTTCCCGAAGGAGCGGACGACGAACGAGGCGCCCGTAATCGAGGACGGCGACGCGGTCCGCGTCGAGTACGAGGACATCGAGACCGACACCTCGGACTTCGCGGAACTCGGTGCCGACTTCGAGGACGAAGTTCCCGAAGCCGTCGAACGCGGAACCGTCGGCGCCGCCGAGGCGCGGCTGGTCGACCAGCCCGCGCTCGTCGACTTCGCCGTCGAGTGGTTCGAGGCGAACCGCGCCTGA
- the surE gene encoding 5'/3'-nucleotidase SurE encodes MDEPSILLTNDDGIESAGLRALYEALTEIGDVTVVAPAEDQSAVGRSLSHEVTVHEHDLGHAIEGTPADCTVAGLGSLVPDADIVVAGCNQGANLGAYVLGRSGTVSAAVEATFFDVPAISVSMYIPVRDDAAFNDVQVDPDSYAEAARATEYLVQRAPETGVFDSADYLNVNAPVAEWGPAEMAVTFPSEVYQMTATREEDGVHLHDRIWERMADGDIPDPEGSDRRAVVDGKVSVSPLTAPHTTEHHEELDALAETYDPAA; translated from the coding sequence ATGGACGAGCCGTCGATCCTCCTGACGAACGACGACGGGATCGAGAGCGCGGGCCTCCGTGCGCTCTACGAGGCGCTGACCGAGATCGGCGACGTGACGGTCGTCGCTCCGGCGGAGGACCAGAGCGCGGTCGGGCGGTCGCTGTCCCACGAGGTGACCGTCCACGAGCACGACCTGGGCCACGCCATCGAGGGGACGCCGGCTGACTGCACCGTCGCCGGACTCGGGTCGCTGGTCCCGGACGCGGACATCGTCGTCGCTGGGTGCAACCAGGGCGCGAACCTCGGGGCGTACGTCCTCGGGCGCTCCGGGACCGTCTCGGCGGCCGTCGAGGCGACCTTCTTCGACGTGCCCGCGATCTCGGTGTCGATGTACATCCCCGTCCGCGACGACGCGGCGTTCAACGACGTGCAGGTCGACCCCGACAGCTACGCCGAGGCGGCACGCGCCACGGAGTACCTCGTCCAGCGGGCCCCCGAGACGGGCGTGTTCGACAGCGCGGACTACCTGAACGTCAACGCGCCGGTCGCCGAGTGGGGGCCGGCGGAGATGGCGGTCACGTTCCCCTCGGAGGTGTACCAGATGACCGCGACCCGCGAGGAAGACGGCGTCCACCTCCACGACCGGATCTGGGAGCGGATGGCCGACGGCGACATCCCCGACCCCGAGGGCAGCGACCGCCGGGCCGTCGTCGACGGGAAGGTGAGCGTCTCGCCGCTGACCGCGCCCCACACGACCGAACACCACGAGGAACTCGACGCGCTCGCCGAGACCTACGACCCCGCAGCGTAG
- a CDS encoding helicase HerA domain-containing protein, which yields MAETESITVADVSDGPCGSGDPGRAVDLPVVELLTGRGFVTGKSGSGKSNTASVVVEKLLDNGFGMLIVDIDGEYYGLKEEYEILHAGADDECDIQVTTEHAEKIATLALEQNVPIILDVSSFLDEDEAADLLTEVSKRLFAKAKKLKQPFLMLVEEVHEWIPQKGSVGECGKMLIKISKRGRKHGLGIVGISQRPADVKKDFITQCDWLVWHRLTWNNDTKVVSRVLDNDYAEAVEDLDDGEAFLMNDWDEDIRRVQFRRKQTFDAGATPGLDDFERPDLKSVSDDLVSELQEISEEKAETEDRIAELREELDEKNSRIAELEAELQDARDMQRMADQFTQALVDHVKGANPGRTEQERMRERRAAEKGDQSSFDDADEWVEGPARADEGAGDEEPPLPDETAREDDGYDESAMTWPGDEAARAEAWEGGADGAEDGGGDTDADTSPAADDGGMFGGIAEGFGDDAEPAESAATDGGTTARADEGLDGGDDAAMTRGFDGVEDDPLGDRATDAFEAGTSTAVDDGTVEDAAAFARDLADDLADLEAETRQMLRYYRDHGPGTPTDALFAAGGSDDRTRAYARNRRLRVHGLVEHVGRGRYDYRVPALLRERTDRETVDSFVQQVERALDGDDPEDVPVDEAEDGDDHEQADELDQIEGADAATGTGAGDVPAGDATNGLDDLRPDDDDSADDDSTDDDSALAVDNDEVEILD from the coding sequence ATGGCAGAGACAGAGTCGATCACCGTCGCGGACGTGAGCGACGGACCGTGCGGGTCGGGCGATCCGGGCCGGGCCGTCGACCTGCCGGTCGTCGAACTGCTGACCGGGCGCGGGTTCGTCACCGGCAAGTCCGGCTCGGGCAAGTCCAACACCGCCAGCGTCGTCGTCGAGAAGCTCCTCGACAACGGCTTCGGCATGCTCATCGTCGACATCGACGGCGAGTACTACGGCCTCAAGGAGGAGTACGAGATCCTCCACGCCGGCGCCGACGACGAGTGCGACATCCAGGTCACCACCGAACACGCCGAGAAGATCGCCACGCTCGCCTTAGAGCAGAACGTCCCCATCATCCTCGACGTGTCCTCCTTTCTCGACGAGGACGAGGCCGCGGACCTGCTCACGGAGGTCTCCAAGCGGCTGTTCGCCAAGGCCAAGAAGCTCAAACAGCCCTTCCTCATGCTCGTCGAGGAGGTCCACGAGTGGATCCCCCAGAAGGGCAGCGTCGGCGAGTGCGGCAAGATGCTCATCAAGATCTCCAAGCGCGGCCGCAAGCACGGCCTGGGGATCGTCGGCATCAGCCAGCGGCCCGCCGACGTGAAGAAGGACTTCATCACCCAGTGCGACTGGCTCGTCTGGCACCGGCTCACCTGGAACAACGACACGAAGGTCGTGAGCCGCGTCCTCGACAACGACTACGCCGAGGCCGTCGAGGACCTCGACGACGGCGAGGCGTTCCTGATGAACGACTGGGACGAGGACATCCGGCGGGTGCAGTTCCGCCGCAAGCAGACCTTCGACGCCGGCGCCACCCCCGGCCTCGACGACTTCGAGCGGCCGGACCTCAAGTCCGTCAGCGACGACCTGGTCTCCGAGTTGCAGGAGATCAGCGAGGAGAAGGCCGAGACCGAGGACCGAATCGCGGAGCTGCGCGAGGAGTTAGACGAGAAGAACTCCCGTATCGCCGAGCTCGAGGCGGAACTGCAGGACGCCCGCGACATGCAGCGGATGGCCGACCAGTTCACGCAGGCGCTGGTCGACCACGTCAAGGGCGCGAACCCCGGCCGGACGGAACAGGAGCGGATGCGCGAGCGCCGGGCGGCCGAGAAGGGCGACCAGTCGTCGTTCGACGACGCCGACGAGTGGGTCGAGGGACCGGCGCGAGCGGACGAGGGTGCGGGCGACGAGGAGCCGCCGCTGCCCGACGAGACCGCCCGCGAGGACGACGGCTACGACGAGTCGGCGATGACCTGGCCCGGCGACGAGGCCGCCCGCGCCGAGGCCTGGGAGGGCGGCGCCGACGGGGCGGAGGACGGCGGCGGGGATACGGACGCAGACACCAGCCCCGCAGCCGACGACGGCGGGATGTTCGGCGGAATTGCCGAGGGGTTCGGTGACGACGCCGAACCCGCCGAGAGCGCGGCTACGGACGGTGGAACGACCGCGCGGGCCGACGAGGGGCTCGACGGGGGCGACGACGCGGCGATGACCCGCGGGTTCGACGGGGTCGAGGACGACCCGCTGGGCGACCGCGCGACCGACGCCTTCGAGGCGGGCACCTCGACGGCCGTCGACGACGGGACGGTCGAGGACGCCGCCGCGTTCGCCCGCGACCTGGCCGACGACCTGGCCGACCTGGAGGCCGAGACCCGGCAGATGCTGCGGTACTACCGCGACCACGGGCCGGGGACCCCGACCGACGCGCTGTTCGCGGCCGGCGGCTCCGACGACCGCACCCGGGCCTACGCCCGCAACCGGCGGCTGCGCGTCCACGGGCTCGTCGAACACGTCGGCCGCGGGCGCTACGACTACCGCGTCCCCGCGCTCCTGCGCGAGCGCACCGACCGCGAGACGGTCGACTCGTTCGTCCAGCAGGTCGAGCGCGCGCTCGACGGGGACGACCCCGAGGACGTGCCGGTCGACGAGGCCGAGGACGGCGACGACCACGAGCAGGCCGACGAACTCGACCAGATCGAGGGCGCCGACGCGGCCACTGGGACCGGCGCCGGAGACGTACCGGCCGGAGACGCCACCAACGGCCTCGACGACCTGCGACCCGACGACGACGACAGTGCTGACGACGACAGTACCGACGACGACTCCGCCCTCGCCGTCGATAACGACGAAGTCGAGATCCTCGACTGA
- a CDS encoding MFS transporter → MVGDDASRDAASGATGGGPSADASSDGRPSDGSGPPDGAIPDAVPPSSYALVVLGAVSYLLLMANWFALAAFLEPIGRQLGLSDTQAGALVGAVPLTYVPLSLLSGLALDRIGARRGIALAVGVFGVAQLLRSATTGFTGMLATTVLFAVGATGITFGLPKLVASVFPSRLLGTMSTVYILGSYAGTAAAYSVGRAILGPALGGWRPTFRVLAGAALAFLVVWIPVAAWHARRHGTPYGDDAESDFALGSLRADVARVFSHRVMRLLVVVGTVYLLLGHSLQGWLPTLAGARGAAPARAAAVATLFVVGQAAGTVVVPPLSDRLGRRREAVVACGGAALLGVAGLAVGRSVLAASVAAVVVGTGVGGVSPLVRAIPTEIEDIGPALTATAVSLVFAVGELGGFFGPFLVGGLRDLTGSFAPGLAVLAVGALAMVTAGLRLPEI, encoded by the coding sequence ATGGTCGGCGACGACGCGAGTCGTGACGCGGCGAGCGGCGCCACGGGCGGCGGACCGTCGGCCGATGCGTCGTCGGACGGCCGGCCGTCGGACGGCTCGGGGCCGCCCGACGGCGCGATCCCGGACGCGGTCCCGCCGAGTTCCTACGCGCTGGTCGTCCTCGGCGCTGTGAGCTACCTCCTGCTGATGGCCAACTGGTTCGCCCTGGCGGCCTTCCTCGAACCCATCGGGCGCCAGCTCGGCCTCTCGGACACCCAGGCGGGCGCGCTGGTGGGCGCAGTCCCGCTGACCTACGTCCCGCTCTCGCTGCTGTCGGGGCTCGCGCTCGACCGCATCGGCGCCCGCCGGGGCATCGCGCTCGCGGTCGGGGTCTTCGGCGTCGCGCAACTGCTGCGGTCGGCGACGACCGGCTTCACGGGGATGCTCGCGACGACCGTCCTGTTCGCCGTCGGCGCGACAGGGATCACGTTCGGCCTGCCGAAGCTCGTGGCGAGCGTCTTCCCCTCGCGGCTGCTCGGGACGATGTCGACGGTGTACATCCTCGGCTCCTACGCCGGCACGGCCGCGGCCTATAGCGTCGGCCGGGCGATTCTGGGGCCCGCGCTGGGCGGGTGGCGACCGACCTTCCGCGTCCTCGCCGGCGCGGCGCTGGCCTTCCTGGTCGTCTGGATCCCGGTCGCCGCGTGGCACGCCCGCCGCCACGGGACGCCCTACGGCGACGACGCCGAGAGCGACTTCGCGCTCGGGTCGCTCCGGGCGGACGTGGCCCGGGTCTTCTCCCACCGCGTGATGCGGCTACTGGTCGTCGTCGGCACCGTCTACCTCCTGCTGGGTCACAGCCTCCAGGGGTGGCTGCCCACCCTCGCGGGCGCTCGCGGCGCGGCCCCCGCGCGGGCCGCGGCCGTCGCGACGCTGTTCGTCGTCGGCCAGGCCGCCGGCACCGTCGTCGTCCCGCCGCTCTCCGACCGGCTGGGTCGCCGCCGCGAGGCGGTCGTCGCCTGCGGCGGCGCGGCACTGCTTGGGGTCGCCGGCCTCGCGGTCGGCCGGAGCGTGCTCGCCGCGAGCGTCGCCGCCGTGGTCGTCGGGACCGGCGTCGGCGGCGTCTCGCCGCTCGTCCGCGCTATCCCGACCGAGATCGAGGACATCGGCCCGGCGCTGACCGCGACCGCGGTGAGCCTCGTCTTCGCCGTCGGCGAACTCGGCGGCTTCTTCGGCCCGTTCCTCGTCGGCGGGCTCAGGGATCTGACGGGCTCGTTCGCCCCCGGGCTAGCGGTGCTGGCGGTCGGCGCCCTCGCGATGGTCACTGCGGGCCTGCGGCTGCCCGAGATCTGA
- a CDS encoding HalOD1 output domain-containing protein, with product MEDHVKDGAVRRQLDPEEAEPAAQVAAMVADIRGTDVTELRDMYGCADSVLDNLFSDPPDDDARMDVSFDYEGFRVTVEQDGTVRFRERA from the coding sequence ATGGAAGACCACGTGAAAGACGGCGCCGTCCGCAGACAGCTCGACCCGGAGGAGGCCGAACCCGCCGCGCAGGTCGCGGCGATGGTCGCCGACATCCGCGGGACGGACGTGACCGAGCTGAGGGACATGTACGGCTGCGCCGACAGCGTACTCGACAATCTCTTCTCGGACCCGCCGGACGACGACGCCCGGATGGACGTGTCGTTCGACTACGAGGGGTTCCGGGTCACAGTCGAGCAGGACGGAACCGTGCGGTTCCGGGAACGGGCGTAA
- a CDS encoding helix-turn-helix domain-containing protein, producing the protein MSVIGDFTVPTESFALAEALASHPETNVTANRQATHSPREVFPFLWATGEDLDAFGESLAEAPAVETMSVAERADDAVMFRVVWAEPFQELIHDMVDHHAAIVEASASDDTWSLRLRFADEGMVSSFQEYFEETGRRFEVRSLWHPSGPRQREYGLTPEQYEALAAAVRAGYFDVPRGASAADLGEQLGISGNAASQRIRRGSAALVRNALLLDGSDEGT; encoded by the coding sequence GTGAGTGTCATCGGTGACTTCACGGTCCCGACCGAGTCGTTCGCGCTCGCCGAGGCGCTCGCGAGCCACCCGGAGACGAACGTCACGGCCAACCGGCAGGCCACCCACAGCCCGCGCGAGGTGTTCCCGTTCCTCTGGGCGACGGGCGAGGACCTCGACGCGTTCGGTGAGTCGCTCGCCGAGGCGCCCGCCGTCGAGACGATGTCGGTCGCCGAGCGGGCCGACGACGCGGTCATGTTCCGGGTCGTCTGGGCGGAGCCCTTCCAGGAGCTGATCCACGACATGGTCGACCACCACGCGGCCATCGTCGAGGCGTCGGCGAGCGACGACACCTGGTCGCTCCGGCTCAGGTTCGCCGACGAGGGGATGGTCTCGTCGTTCCAGGAGTACTTCGAGGAGACGGGTCGGCGCTTCGAGGTGCGCTCGCTGTGGCATCCCTCCGGCCCGCGCCAGCGGGAGTACGGCCTGACCCCCGAGCAGTACGAGGCGCTCGCGGCGGCCGTCCGCGCGGGCTACTTCGACGTGCCCCGCGGCGCGTCAGCGGCGGACCTCGGCGAGCAGCTGGGGATCTCCGGGAACGCCGCCTCCCAGCGGATCCGCCGCGGATCCGCGGCGCTCGTCCGCAACGCGCTGTTGCTCGACGGGTCGGACGAGGGTACTTGA
- a CDS encoding DUF7344 domain-containing protein, with product MSSQRPIDGSADQLSEADPSLVYSALAVADRRFVVAMLADRGESLHLSAIADALAARKHDSESVPQSTVRSVTTALYHVHAPKLADAGIVDYDRETERVALAVDADAVREVVALPSVE from the coding sequence ATGAGCAGTCAGAGACCCATCGACGGTTCCGCGGACCAGCTCTCCGAAGCAGACCCGAGCCTCGTCTACTCCGCGCTCGCCGTCGCCGACCGACGGTTCGTCGTCGCGATGCTCGCCGACCGCGGGGAGAGCCTCCACCTGTCGGCGATCGCGGACGCCCTCGCCGCGCGGAAACACGACTCCGAGTCGGTCCCCCAGTCGACGGTCCGGTCGGTGACGACGGCGCTCTATCACGTCCACGCCCCCAAGCTCGCCGACGCGGGGATCGTGGACTACGACCGCGAGACGGAGCGGGTCGCGCTCGCGGTCGACGCCGACGCCGTCCGCGAGGTGGTCGCGCTCCCGTCCGTCGAATGA
- the tpiA gene encoding triose-phosphate isomerase: MFVLVNLKAYPCDPVEIAEAAADVSDATGVRIAVAPQAAHLSAVAETGVETWAQHVSPVEHGSHTGSTLAEAVADAGAEGTLLNHSEARRKLADIDASLDAAERAGLETVVCANNPGQVGAAAALGPDAVAVEPPELIGTGTPVSKADPDIVTDAVEAAAAVDESVDVFCGAGISTGDDLDAARELGATGVLLASGVAKADDPRAALEDLVEPLA; encoded by the coding sequence ATGTTCGTCCTGGTCAACCTGAAGGCCTACCCGTGTGACCCCGTCGAGATCGCCGAGGCGGCCGCCGACGTGAGCGACGCGACCGGCGTGCGGATCGCCGTCGCCCCGCAGGCCGCTCACCTCTCGGCAGTCGCCGAGACGGGCGTCGAGACGTGGGCCCAGCACGTCAGCCCCGTCGAGCACGGCAGCCACACCGGCAGCACGCTCGCGGAGGCCGTCGCCGACGCCGGCGCCGAAGGGACGCTGCTCAACCACTCCGAGGCGCGGCGCAAGCTCGCCGACATCGACGCCAGTCTGGACGCGGCCGAGCGGGCGGGCCTGGAGACGGTCGTCTGCGCGAACAACCCCGGTCAGGTCGGCGCCGCGGCCGCGCTCGGCCCCGACGCGGTCGCCGTCGAACCGCCGGAACTCATCGGCACGGGGACGCCCGTCAGCAAGGCCGACCCCGACATCGTCACCGACGCAGTCGAGGCGGCCGCCGCCGTCGACGAGTCGGTCGACGTGTTCTGCGGCGCCGGCATCTCGACCGGCGACGACCTCGACGCGGCCCGCGAGCTGGGCGCGACGGGCGTCCTGCTGGCCAGCGGCGTCGCGAAGGCCGACGACCCCCGGGCCGCGCTCGAAGACCTGGTCGAGCCGCTCGCCTGA
- a CDS encoding response regulator yields the protein MTQGTAERGTVLVVEDEDHLAELYTEYLDGEYDVRTAYGGAEALEMLAADLDVVLLDRRMPIVSGNEVLAEIQERGLRCRVAMVTAVDPDFDIIDMGCDDYVVKPVTRDRLREVVDRLLKLSEYTDRKRELTAKKLKRNVLRVEKTESELADSDTFQRLQREIAEMEETVQGIADDLGDDYVTKTQ from the coding sequence GTGACACAGGGGACCGCCGAACGCGGGACGGTGCTGGTCGTGGAGGACGAGGACCACCTCGCCGAGCTGTACACCGAGTACCTCGACGGGGAGTACGACGTGCGGACCGCCTACGGCGGCGCCGAGGCCCTGGAGATGCTCGCCGCGGACCTGGACGTGGTCCTGCTCGACCGGCGGATGCCCATCGTCTCCGGCAACGAGGTCCTCGCGGAGATCCAGGAGCGGGGCCTCCGGTGTCGGGTCGCCATGGTCACCGCCGTCGACCCGGACTTCGACATCATCGACATGGGCTGTGACGACTACGTCGTCAAGCCCGTGACCAGGGACCGGCTCAGAGAGGTCGTCGACCGCCTGCTGAAGCTCTCGGAGTACACCGACCGCAAGCGCGAGCTCACCGCGAAGAAGCTCAAGCGCAACGTCCTGCGGGTCGAGAAGACCGAGTCGGAACTCGCCGACAGCGACACCTTCCAGCGCCTCCAGCGGGAGATCGCCGAGATGGAGGAGACCGTCCAGGGGATCGCCGACGACCTCGGTGACGACTACGTGACGAAAACGCAGTGA
- a CDS encoding multiprotein bridging factor aMBF1, which produces MVQCEMCGSETSSPNRVKVEGAELDVCDECTDFGTEVKQQSSSSASTKYSTSSSDSSSSSGGSSSGSSSSSGGSSRRRQDMFDEMDELAQDYDEIVRSARESAGMSQEDLARKLNEKASLIRKIERGDTLPSDEVQRKLESALDVDLSAGGTTDESEWSGGDSTGEYTLGDVVERKDS; this is translated from the coding sequence ATGGTTCAGTGTGAGATGTGCGGGAGCGAGACGAGTTCCCCCAACCGCGTCAAGGTCGAGGGGGCGGAGCTCGACGTCTGCGACGAGTGCACCGACTTCGGCACGGAGGTCAAACAGCAGTCCTCGTCGTCGGCCTCGACGAAGTACTCGACCTCGTCGTCGGACTCGTCGTCGAGTTCGGGTGGGTCGTCGTCGGGCTCCTCGTCGAGTTCGGGCGGGTCCTCGCGGCGCCGGCAGGACATGTTCGACGAGATGGACGAGCTCGCGCAGGACTACGACGAGATCGTCCGCTCGGCCCGGGAGTCCGCGGGCATGAGTCAGGAGGACCTGGCCCGCAAGCTCAACGAGAAGGCCAGCCTCATCCGGAAGATCGAGCGGGGCGACACCCTCCCGAGCGACGAGGTCCAGCGCAAGCTCGAGAGCGCGCTGGACGTGGACCTGTCCGCCGGCGGGACGACCGACGAGTCCGAGTGGTCGGGCGGCGACTCGACCGGGGAGTACACGCTCGGCGACGTTGTCGAACGAAAGGACTCCTGA
- a CDS encoding aldo/keto reductase, which yields METRPLGDTGQESTVLTFGAIALDFLDQAEADEMTERVLDRGVNHIDVAPQYGTAEVKLAPTLADRRDEVFLGCKTLERGYEGAWEKLEASLDRLGVDHIDLYQFHAVTESSEIDEITADDGALKAYREAQEEGIIDHIGLTSHGSPDVIREAVDRIPDLETAMFPVNATVAAKEGPDHEFPALARELSEQGMGVLAIKTFAKRPWPDDLPEAERPYNTWYEPYDDPADLRRCLRFTLAQEGVTTLTNAGDPRLVGDILDAAAEFEPMDDDEQAAMVEERRSDESPVPTVDI from the coding sequence ATGGAGACCAGACCGCTGGGCGACACCGGCCAGGAGAGCACGGTGTTGACCTTCGGCGCGATCGCGCTCGACTTCCTCGACCAGGCCGAGGCCGACGAGATGACCGAGCGGGTCCTCGACCGCGGAGTCAACCACATCGACGTGGCGCCCCAGTACGGCACGGCTGAGGTCAAACTCGCACCGACGCTGGCCGACCGCCGCGACGAGGTGTTCCTCGGGTGCAAGACGCTCGAACGGGGCTACGAGGGCGCCTGGGAGAAGCTCGAGGCGTCGCTCGACCGCCTCGGCGTCGACCACATCGACCTGTACCAGTTCCACGCCGTCACCGAGTCGTCGGAGATCGACGAGATAACCGCCGACGACGGCGCCCTGAAGGCCTACCGCGAGGCTCAGGAGGAAGGGATCATCGACCACATCGGCCTGACGAGCCACGGTAGCCCCGACGTGATCCGCGAGGCCGTCGACCGCATCCCGGACCTGGAGACGGCGATGTTCCCGGTCAACGCGACCGTCGCCGCGAAGGAGGGCCCGGACCACGAGTTCCCCGCGCTGGCCCGCGAGCTCTCCGAGCAGGGGATGGGCGTGCTGGCGATCAAGACGTTCGCGAAGCGGCCGTGGCCCGACGACCTGCCCGAGGCGGAGCGGCCCTACAACACCTGGTACGAGCCGTACGACGACCCCGCGGACCTGCGGCGGTGCCTCCGGTTCACGCTCGCACAGGAGGGCGTCACGACCCTGACCAACGCCGGCGACCCGCGGCTCGTCGGCGACATCCTCGACGCCGCCGCCGAGTTCGAGCCGATGGACGACGACGAACAGGCCGCGATGGTCGAGGAACGGCGGTCCGACGAGTCGCCCGTCCCGACCGTCGACATCTGA